DNA sequence from the Callospermophilus lateralis isolate mCalLat2 chromosome 2, mCalLat2.hap1, whole genome shotgun sequence genome:
TTGATATAAACTCAGGTTATCTTGTATGCCATCAGGTGGGGAGTCATGTtgatctcttcttctttttttggctCAGTTTCCGAGGCCTGGCTGTCGGTGACTGATGTGGTCAATTGGTCACTCGGCTACCTCAGTCGCAGGGTTAGAGACACGGAGTCAACACACAGACACCAGGAGCTGGTGAGAGCTGGCAGGTGACAACCGCAGTGAACTCCAGGCAAGCACGTTTAATGCAGAAGTAATTACAATTGATATAGAATGCATCATCCAATCACACATAAGCAAGCAGGTTATACAACATCTAGAAACCCATCATCTTATGATTAATGTAGTCACACTATGAGGAAGCTCTAAATATTGCTATGCAGTGGAAGGCAGACTGGAAGGATCATTGTCCCTAGGGGAGGGGGCCTTATGAGTCTGGGATTTCATGCCCTGAAGCACCTAACTCTCAGTTTTCTGGCCTTGTAGCTTGGCAACGCTGACCTCAAGCACTGAGAATGTGGTTTCACGGATGGCTCGCCAGAGCAGAGCACCCTGTCCTACAGGTGTTATTGTCAGGTCTGTACAAACAAGGGTTTTCCTAGCTCTCTGAGCTGCTCATAGCAGCTTCCAACAAACTGAAATTTATTCCAACAAGTGTTGATTAAATGAAGCAAACAATTATTTGATTTCTATTTCCAATATTTACTTGATAAGGTTTCCTGAGTTGATGAAGACTCTATCCTGGTCAATTCTCTGGTTTGTTCTTTGCTAGAATAAAATATGCTTAAATGACATTTTATGTGGGAATCACAAAATTTTCATAGATGCTTTTGTATTTAAGGGTGGGTAAATTTTCTTCATGAGTTGAAAGGTTGAAAACATTCATGAAAGGAGAGAAAGTTTCAAGATCTGTATATTTGTTCAACTGCATGATGCAGTCACTCTACAGGACTTTGAGCATCATGCAATGGCTCTAAATTTCTTGTATGAAGATGACTTTTTGGAggtattatttatctttaaagagtACTCAGAAAAATACTTCAAATTAGGAAGTAGATTTTCTATATAGTGTATTTGATTTTGTCATATGGTCATATTTTAGTAATTTCTTTCTAATCCagacagaattgaggaagaaagatATTAAATACTTTTTCAGGAACTCTTAAATGGTTGAAGTGATAAAGGATCTCTTTTTACACATTTCACTCACAAAGTGGAATATTTAAAGTTCTAGTTGTAAGGAGGATGTGTTTTAAGGTTGATATATACTGTGACATTGTTCAGATGCTAAGGATCTTATGTGGTCATTGAGGATTATTGTTTATTCAAATCATTGAGCACATCCTGCTTTGTGATTTTTGCCCATTCATCAGGGATTTTACCAATGTTAGTAAATTTTTTCTCGTAATTTTCTTCTAGTTTTGATCTGAAGTGAGAGACAAACCATTTCCAGTATGGTTGTGTGGATGAATCTGGGGTGATGCTCCATGTGGCAAAATCCCCTCCTGCCTGCCGATATTTCTTATATAAAAATATCTGATCATCtctcaaaataaatgaagaatCACTTGCTACTAAACTAGTACAACAATCAATGACAAAGTGCTCTGATTTATATTGATGCCATCCATTGATAGCCTGAGGACGATGAAATGAAACTCTGTGGTCTCCATCATGTTCAGGAATTGTGTTTGtacaaattgttttacagaagggACACTGTTTCCAGCAACCACAGAGATGTTCAGAGAGGGTTTTCTCAATTTCAggaaccatttcatctatattccTACTTGAAAAAATTTCTTCTACTTTTATCATTGCAGGACCCAAAGCTGCACTCATGGCTTCTTTGAGAAATTCCATATCTTTTATTTCCTGGTGTTCAATGCTTATCAAGTCTCTTCGTGGGAAGATCAGCTTGTTAACCAGGTAGTCACAGAACAAATCCAGCCACCCAGACACAATGCTGCTTTTATCTTTAGCTACTGCTGTGGATTCATGAATGGCAGACAGGATGGCAGATTTGATGTCCTCCAaacttgttttaaaaaatgtctttataTTTTTACCTCCGTTGACTGAACAGTACTTTGTGGTATTGTTTCTAATGTAAGTCCTAAAAAATGATTCTGGATTATGAATGTATTGCCAATAATtatcaaaattttcttcttctgctAGAGAGATGAGAATGTGTTTCTCCAGGTTAGCCCTGTTTCCATTGAATGCAGGGCAGGTAGCTTGTATGTCCCTAGCTATTTTCAgggtcatattcttccatatggtGGCAGATATAGCAGGAGTGAGCTTCTGCCATAGAAAATCAACAAAAGACGTGATGGAGGTTGCACCTTGGCAGAAGATCTTGAAACTCATGAAAAAATCATCTTTCTTGTTTTCTAGATACTTTACAGGATCATTTGCTATTTTGAATGCTCTGTGCATTTCCTTAAAATATTTTGATGCTCTACAAAATAAACACCAACATAATTCAATTTTGTATTCACTGGTAAGTATATATCTGTCCTTAGTGAGTGCAGAATTCACTTCATTTTCTACTACTCTCAGGATTTCATGGAAATCATTTTGATGATAATCACGTTGGTGACTCCAAATGCTGTTAATATATTCATCAAATCTTGAAAAAATGCGTTCAGTAGTCATATTAATGGGCACTTTATCACAGGCCTCTAAGTTCTTTGAGAAAGtacaatattctggacaaatcttGACATGTTTTACAAAATCTATTTGAAAATCCTCTCTagtatttctctttattttttctactatgtttttctcctttttgaaatAATCTAAAAGGATGTTTTCAGCATCCACATCAATGTTAGGCTCTATGGCTTGAGGGACATTTGAGGACACTTCACAGACCCATTTTCCCCAAATTTGGTTGAATTTCTCACGTAAATCTACATCACTCAATTTTTCACCTTTTAAACTTAAAGCCAATTTTTGGCTCCTCTCCAGTAATTCATTTTGATACACATTCTTTTTCTGTTCCAGTCGTTCTTGACTTTCTTTGAGACTAATAAGTTCATTGGCTTTTCTTCTGGTGTCTGAAATAAGGGACTCTTTAAGGACTAGCAGCCTATTTTCAAAATGGGCTTTCCATTGGATGAGTATATAGTTCTCTGTGTCTtcagtaaaatatttttcaaattcttGCTTGATAGTTTCATATTTCTTTGTAACTGGATCCTCAATCATGCTTGCTGTAAGTGTCAGAATTTTTCTATTGTGAATCTGATTGTGAAGCTGGTTCTGCAAGTCCAACATATTACTCCTGAGCTCCCAGGTCCAGTGGTTATACATGGTTTCCAGTTTGCTCATGGCCATGACCTCTCGAGTATTTCTGAAACTGAAAATGAAGTTCTCACTTATCAGGGCTCTCCACAAATCTTGAACTCTGAATTTTACGTCTGATATCTTCATGATGCTTCCCCTGGATTCCTGTTTGGCAGTTAAAAGGATTGTACATTTTAGTTCCTGGACATTGTGGCTATAACGAGGATTGGGAGGGGCCATGGGAGGATTGCCATCCCAAAGGTGAGCAAAGTAGTACACGTGAGTATTGACATCAAACTTGATGACATCACTGAAGTGAGTAACATCTGAGCACTCTTCTTGTTTAGCAGCCAGTGCTGCCATTTCATCTAGCCTCTGCTCTAACCATCTTCGTTCTTCTGTAGTTTGGTCTTTAGCTGTAACTTCTCCTACATTCTGATGGATAAATATGCACCTGGGGGAAATTTTCACTTGTTTCATCCTCAGAAAAGCTTGGACAGCTATCTGTAGGATATCTTGCATTTCTGATGGATTCTCCCCAAATATATTGATCAGAGTCAAGTTTGCAAGCCCAATGACAAAAGTGGCTAACTCGTTGTCCCAGTTCTGGGATTTGTTGCTTAGTTTTGGAGCCCGAAGTCCTTCTGTGTCTACAACCAGCACAAAGTCAAAGCCAAGTTCCTCTGTGGATGTCTCGTCTACCTTTAGGAGCTCCATGTAGGCCCCCTTGGTACACCTGCCTGCACTTACACTGAACTGCAGCCCAAAAAGAGCATTCAGTAGGGTAGACTTCCCAGAGCTCTGCAGGCCAAGGACAGAGAGGACAAAGAGCCGTTTGTCTCCAAGTTTCTCAGAGAGCTTGTCAAAAACAGCTGCCACCCACTTTAGGGGCACATAGGAAGCATCTCCATCCATCAGCTCTATGGGGACACCAGCTATCATCAGGTCTGCAGCAATTtggggaaggaagagaaaaactATATCATTTGTGGAGGAAGTTTCTTCCAGAGCTTCATAGATCTGGCCAACCTCTCTGAGAAATTGCTCAATTCCTAAGGTATAGTCACTAATCTTCTTTTGGCAGAGTTCCAAAGAGTTGATGCTTTGGGAGCTTTGCTTTTCTGTTTTCACAATTGACCACAAATGATTTAGCTTTTCATGTAGGTTCTCCAAATGCTCTGCAGTCAACCTATCTAAAAACACACTCATCCATTGCAAGAAGTAGAGTGTGGTGTGAGTTTCTGAATAGCTGTGGGGAATTTGAAGCACAGAGCACATAACATCATTGAGAGGAAAAGCTCTTTGTACCTGTTGTTGCcgaattatttgtttttctgtctcAAGCTCACTCTTGTGTTGTTCAATGCTtcgatttcccttctctctcagatGGTAAAGTTCTTTGTCCTTTCTACACCAAAGTTGCCACAGTTGTCCCTGAAGGGGTAGAAAGGTTTCCTTCACCTCAGACAACTCTGTTTCTCTTAAAAGAGCCATTATACTCTGTGCCTTTTCTTTGCCCTCCTTACAATCTCTCTGGTCTTCATCAATAAGAAATCCTTGCTGGCGAGCAATTTGAGAACAGTCCTCTAGGCTGAGAGCTGTGTCAGAGAGCTCTAGCAAATGTTTGATGGTAGTTGTGAGCTCCTCTGTCAATTCTGCCTCATTTCTATTTCTGAGGCCAATTTTTACTCTTGTACCACAGCTACTGGGTTTGGATTTTTCTTTGTCGTCTAGCAAGCAGATCAATGATCTTGATGACTGACATAGGTCACGGAcaattttttggttttgtttgttgtcATCAGAAGTTGACATGAGGACCACAATGAGAGAAGAGACCTCCTGCAGGAAAGCGAGCTGCCTTTTATGTTCCTTTGCATCTCCATGAAGATTCATGAAGGTCACACAGTTGTCAAACCTGTCCTCCACTTCCCCTCCAGGCCAAAACCAGCAGATTTCTACCAGGCCTCCCATCAAGAGGCAGTCCTTGCTGCTTTCCCTGCAGTGTCGGTGGAAAAACACATCATGTTTGTGCTCACTGAGAAGACAGTTCATGATCTGAGATTTGGAAGCAGACAGGCCATTGCCCACCCTAATGAAGGACACAATGGGAGTGGAGACACAACACATCTGCTGACACTTATGACTGTTATTCCCACGTGGTGATTTCTTTTCTTGCTGCCAACTTCTCCTAACTTTTCTGAGAGACCAGAGAGAGAATTCAATTTCAGAAGTACAAGGATTTGGCACCAGGAGAGGCAGGGCAAATTGACAAGTAGAAAGTTTGGTCAAAATATATTGTCTGGCAATATCATCTGCACAGTGAAAAATGGTCATCTGGATATCCATGGGGTGAATGTGGGGCCTTGACTCAGTAGTCAAAGGATCAGTGAGAGTATCATTATCTTCAACAGAGTCTTCATATGGATCAAAACCCTCATATTCCTGATTGGAGGCACTTGGAGAAACCTTAGATTCTATATTTCCATAGTCTTTAAAGACAAGGTATCTCAGTCCATAATCCAGCAACATTAGCTTctgaaggaaataaaagggaagTTCCTTTTCAGAATTGGGCTGGGTGTTGTAAAGAGAAGTCTTGTAGATCAGATGAAATTTAGCTTTACTCATTTTTTTAGGGTAGTAATGTTGTAGGCCTAGACGCTGGAGTAAGTCTAGGAAGGCTTCATTTTCTATTACTTCATTTGTGTTATTTTCATTAATATCTGGTTCACAGGGCAGTTTCTTTTCATGGAAAAGGCTTAGTAGCTCTCTTTCAACGTCATCTCTTTTCAAAGAAGAGATGGTGGCTTTATAATCTCCATCAATGAGTAATCTCAAGTTTCTTTCTAGGTTTTCCCAATCATGATCTTCTTCAAATTTAGTGAGGACATGTACAACTTCTTTAGAAAATAATTGTCCCATGTGTTTTATTATAAATTCCATGCGTTTTGTCTTCTCTTCTTTAGGTAGAACTCTTAATTCAGCTGTGGCTGTCAGACCTGTGAGCACCAGGAATGCATGGGCCCTATAGCTGGAAATACTTTTGAGCTGCTGGTATTTATTAAAGGCAGTTTGCATTTTATCCAGTAGGAAGTTTAACTCACCAGGCCCCAGGAGAggcttaaaaatattgcttcccacctGATATCCTGCACCAGCTGCAATGGAAAGTAGCAAGAGCTGAGTGTCTGGCTGCTCTGTTGCTTGCAAGTGGCTCAAGAAGTTGTTGAGAGCCAAGCAGACCTCATATGTGGCCTTTCTTTGagcttcttccactgtttcttggACCTTCACTTCCAAGAATTCATTGTGtgtttttgttaagttttttATGAATTCAGAAAATTGGGAGATGTGGACTTGCTCTTGCTCTGAATCTGACTGTTTGATCCAGTGCATAATGGAGTGAGTCTGAGGAAAATTTTCCACTTTGTAGATGTGAGGATCTAGAAGGCTGCACAACTGAGTtttaatataatttgttttaCAATTGGTAGACATTTTGCAAAAATTGACGGTATTGACTAGAAAAGTCTGCAGATCCTTATCTGTGAGGCATAGGTTAATCCAAGTGTCATTTCCTTCTGCTTTTTGATTCAGTGTTTGCTTAAAATTTATCAACTTTTGAAGCTGTTCTTCAGGATCAGAGACTTCCCTGGACTTCACAGGATCTAGGAAAACTCTAACCTCTTGCCTAACACTCAGTATCTCCTCTGCCTCTTGGAACTGGGAAGCAAGGCCAGTCAGAGCAGTGTAGTTGTCTCTCAGACACTTAGCTACCTTACATGGATCCTTAAAATCACTTCTGTGGCTGGAGAGGATGATGTCCCAAATAGGCACCAGCTGGAATCCCCGGTCAATGACATACCAGGTTTGATTGCTGGCAACAAGGCCAGCTTGCCATTGAGCAAGGTCATCTGCTTCTGGTGGTCCACCTGTCTTGGACACAGATAACTGGAATTTGGTTTGGAGGTTTTGAAAAGTCTTGTTCTGAATAGCTGCTTTTGAATGTGAGTCTGACACATTCATACCTGTAGCAACATTCATTCCAAAGCCATGGTAGCCACCACTTATGTAAAAATCCAGGGCCTCTATTGCCTGCTGCTTTATATCAATTAGGTGATAATTTTGGAACCCCTCTGAGACAGCCTTCCACCAATAGATGCCTCCCAGGTGCAGAGGGCCTTGGTTAGCATGAGAGCCAAACCTGTGGAAGAATGTTTCACTCCAGTGTTTCAGCACCTGGGATTCCTGAGGGTCTGTAGTCTGAACCAGAAGGTCTTCAAGGCATTTCAATTCCTGAAGAGCAGCCTTGGACAACTGGAGCTGATCAATGGGGAAGTGGCAGGATGCCATGGGAGTGTATCTGAACTTGGTTGAGCAGAAATAAGAGCACTCAGAATTTGTTAGGTGGGTTTGCTTGGATTCTGAATGTTTGCTTTCATCCAGTTCAATTTCTAAACTAAATCCCCAACCTCCACCCTTGGCTGAAGTAGTTAAACTGAAGCCTAAATTCTCCATAGACTGGGTGAACATGACTTCTGCTTGAGAAGATGTAAATTCTTCAGATTTCATCAATGTGCCCTGCTGAGGGCCAAGGAGTGAGAACTCCTTGGGGACACTGAGCAGCTCCTCTCTCCTCTGTATCAGGTCCTTGTGGTGGCAGGTTTTGTATATTCCCTGCAGGGCCAGCCCTCCAGATGCCCATCTTACCAGATCCCTATCTGGGAGGTTTGTCCTGTGGGATGGCCTCTGCTCTGtgggactgaatgttctcttcaggATTCCCATGAGTTCCCTTAGGGGCTTTGGAGGCTTCAGCCTGTTCTCTTCAGGGAACTCCATGGCTTGCCTCagctctgcttcctttctcttcacTGCCTCTTCTTGTCTATGTCTTCCTTCTGACAGCAAGTTCCTCTGCTCTTTCATTGCTTGTTCTGCCTGCTTCTCCTTTTTCCTCTCCACTGGTGACCCCTGTAACTCCGCAAGACTATTTGAGTGGGACAGGTCAAGCAGTTTCTTCAAGGCCCCTTTCTCCCATGGATATTGTATCTGGGATTTCAGCTTCTGGAGGTCTTTTCCTTTTAATGATTGTAATGCCTGGGCACAGGTCACACCCAGGACTTCCTTCAGCCTGAGCATCCAGTATTCAACTTCCAGTCCCACTTCTCTGAGCATCTCTGGAAGATCTTGCCTCCATTTGGCTCTGTGGGTAGGCTTATCAGGAGTCTGCTCTGTTGTGTCCATGGCTGTGTGAAAAACAGACAGTCAGTTAGTCTTGACTGTGTCCTGACCTTAGAAAGTGTCAGCCACATGATGAAAAGCATGAATGTATTAGTAAAGCTAGTCTCCAAGGCTTTCTCTCCCTTGCTTtaattattctaaaatttatttttcatcaaAATCTTTCTGTACATTTTCTAGACATCATTGACTGTGTTTTCAacataggcttttttttttttaattgctatgGTGAATTGAAACTTAATGGCCTAATTTGAACACTTTACACACAAACAATTTCACTGAAACTATGAAGCTGAGGCATAGAGTTTGAGAATATCCATGAGTTTCTCGGattaatgttcatttttttaaactagAGCAATACCAATACTTAGTTATCTTtctactaattttttttctttgaattactTCATTCCTATCACTCTTCTTACGATATTTAATGCCTATTTGTTCTCTTGTCCTTTAAAATGAACTTCTAACATGTTTTTACACTTCTAAATCACTACTTTGTTTCATCTTTACTGAGTTAATACTGTCTATCCATTACATGAACAATTATTTATATATGGATGTTattcaaatatatgtatatagatcCCCAGACTCTCCTCAATCTGGATTTTATTAGTGTTCCGCACCCACTCTATCTTCAGTATATATCCTTTGATTGTAGATGAGATATAGTTTCATTTCTTTCAAGTTTATCCATTATTCATGTTTTTCTTCTATTCTACCTGTCCCATCAATGGCACTAGCATCCCTGCTCAATGGGTATCCTATATATTTGTCTTCCTATAAATGCAAATTTATTACACCATGTCTTTTTAACCTACCACCTTAAGTCTCTCTTTTTAGTtgaattttttattggttttattttttaaatacatgacagcagaatgcatcacaattcttattacacatatataacaATTTCTCATACCTCTATTTGTGTATAgagggataatgatgtctatcacattccaccatcttgctAATCCctacccctccctttccctcccacctctcttccctatctagaattcatctattcctcccatgctgtccttccctaccccactatgactcAGCTTCCttatagcagagaaaacattcagcatttgttttttggggattggctaacttcacttagcattatcttctcaaatgccatccattttgatttttaaatttttattggtacattataattatatataatagttgAGAGTAGTCATTATGCTTATTCaaacatgcacataatttgaaCAATCTCATTCATTGATACCTTCCTTTCCCACAGATCCTCCACTGATCTACTTACTCTACTCTATTGATCTCTCctctattattattttgattgttgttattattattttaattagtgtaaTATAAAAGGTTCAGATTCTTTGTTGTGGTATAGTCATGCCTGGGTAGCATAATCTGATAGATTTTGTTCTCCAGTACTACCCTATGCCGTctcctcttcctttcctctttctcccctctatctattctatttttatgagatccTTTATTTAAGATTCATTACTTTTTTTCTCTCTGGCTTTCTCTAGTCAGAGACAACATTCAATCTTTGCCTTTCTGgggctggcttatttcacttagcataatgttctcaatTCCATTCATTGACcataaaatgacataattttacttttctttatgGTAGAATAAAAGTCAATTGTGTAtatactgcattttctttatatattttcctgTCAACAGACACCTAGGCTGACTCAATAACTTGGTTATTGTACTGTGAATTTCACTCCTCTAAACATTGGCAAACATGTATCactctagtatgctgattttagttattttgaaTAAATAGGTGTGATACACAGGAGTCATATAGTTATTCCATTCCTAATCTTTGAAAGATTCTCCATACTACATCTTTAAGTGTATGTACTAATTTACCATTTCAACAATAAGATATAAATGC
Encoded proteins:
- the LOC143392776 gene encoding interferon-induced very large GTPase 1-like isoform X2, which codes for MDTTEQTPDKPTHRAKWRQDLPEMLREVGLEVEYWMLRLKEVLGVTCAQALQSLKGKDLQKLKSQIQYPWEKGALKKLLDLSHSNSLAELQGSPVERKKEKQAEQAMKEQRNLLSEGRHRQEEAVKRKEAELRQAMEFPEENRLKPPKPLRELMGILKRTFSPTEQRPSHRTNLPDRDLVRWASGGLALQGIYKTCHHKDLIQRREELLSVPKEFSLLGPQQGTLMKSEEFTSSQAEVMFTQSMENLGFSLTTSAKGGGWGFSLEIELDESKHSESKQTHLTNSECSYFCSTKFRYTPMASCHFPIDQLQLSKAALQELKCLEDLLVQTTDPQESQVLKHWSETFFHRFGSHANQGPLHLGGIYWWKAVSEGFQNYHLIDIKQQAIEALDFYISGGYHGFGMNVATGMNVSDSHSKAAIQNKTFQNLQTKFQLSVSKTGGPPEADDLAQWQAGLVASNQTWYVIDRGFQLVPIWDIILSSHRSDFKDPCKVAKCLRDNYTALTGLASQFQEAEEILSVRQEVRVFLDPVKSREVSDPEEQLQKLINFKQTLNQKAEGNDTWINLCLTDKDLQTFLVNTVNFCKMSTNCKTNYIKTQLCSLLDPHIYKVENFPQTHSIMHWIKQSDSEQEQVHISQFSEFIKNLTKTHNEFLEVKVQETVEEAQRKATYEVCLALNNFLSHLQATEQPDTQLLLLSIAAGAGYQVGSNIFKPLLGPGELNFLLDKMQTAFNKYQQLKSISSYRAHAFLVLTGLTATAELRVLPKEEKTKRMEFIIKHMGQLFSKEVVHVLTKFEEDHDWENLERNLRLLIDGDYKATISSLKRDDVERELLSLFHEKKLPCEPDINENNTNEVIENEAFLDLLQRLGLQHYYPKKMSKAKFHLIYKTSLYNTQPNSEKELPFYFLQKLMLLDYGLRYLVFKDYGNIESKVSPSASNQEYEGFDPYEDSVEDNDTLTDPLTTESRPHIHPMDIQMTIFHCADDIARQYILTKLSTCQFALPLLVPNPCTSEIEFSLWSLRKVRRSWQQEKKSPRGNNSHKCQQMCCVSTPIVSFIRVGNGLSASKSQIMNCLLSEHKHDVFFHRHCRESSKDCLLMGGLVEICWFWPGGEVEDRFDNCVTFMNLHGDAKEHKRQLAFLQEVSSLIVVLMSTSDDNKQNQKIVRDLCQSSRSLICLLDDKEKSKPSSCGTRVKIGLRNRNEAELTEELTTTIKHLLELSDTALSLEDCSQIARQQGFLIDEDQRDCKEGKEKAQSIMALLRETELSEVKETFLPLQGQLWQLWCRKDKELYHLREKGNRSIEQHKSELETEKQIIRQQQVQRAFPLNDVMCSVLQIPHSYSETHTTLYFLQWMSVFLDRLTAEHLENLHEKLNHLWSIVKTEKQSSQSINSLELCQKKISDYTLGIEQFLREVGQIYEALEETSSTNDIVFLFLPQIAADLMIAGVPIELMDGDASYVPLKWVAAVFDKLSEKLGDKRLFVLSVLGLQSSGKSTLLNALFGLQFSVSAGRCTKGAYMELLKVDETSTEELGFDFVLVVDTEGLRAPKLSNKSQNWDNELATFVIGLANLTLINIFGENPSEMQDILQIAVQAFLRMKQVKISPRCIFIHQNVGEVTAKDQTTEERRWLEQRLDEMAALAAKQEECSDVTHFSDVIKFDVNTHVYYFAHLWDGNPPMAPPNPRYSHNVQELKCTILLTAKQESRGSIMKISDVKFRVQDLWRALISENFIFSFRNTREVMAMSKLETMYNHWTWELRSNMLDLQNQLHNQIHNRKILTLTASMIEDPVTKKYETIKQEFEKYFTEDTENYILIQWKAHFENRLLVLKESLISDTRRKANELISLKESQERLEQKKNVYQNELLERSQKLALSLKGEKLSDVDLREKFNQIWGKWVCEVSSNVPQAIEPNIDVDAENILLDYFKKEKNIVEKIKRNTREDFQIDFVKHVKICPEYCTFSKNLEACDKVPINMTTERIFSRFDEYINSIWSHQRDYHQNDFHEILRVVENEVNSALTKDRYILTSEYKIELCWCLFCRASKYFKEMHRAFKIANDPVKYLENKKDDFFMSFKIFCQGATSITSFVDFLWQKLTPAISATIWKNMTLKIARDIQATCPAFNGNRANLEKHILISLAEEENFDNYWQYIHNPESFFRTYIRNNTTKYCSVNGGKNIKTFFKTSLEDIKSAILSAIHESTAVAKDKSSIVSGWLDLFCDYLVNKLIFPRRDLISIEHQEIKDMEFLKEAMSAALGPAMIKVEEIFSSRNIDEMVPEIEKTLSEHLCGCWKQCPFCKTICTNTIPEHDGDHRVSFHRPQAINGWHQYKSEHFVIDCCTSLVASDSSFILRDDQIFLYKKYRQAGGDFATWSITPDSSTQPYWKWFVSHFRSKLEENYEKKFTNIGKIPDEWAKITKQDVLNDLNKQ
- the LOC143392776 gene encoding interferon-induced very large GTPase 1-like isoform X1, yielding MKSSETAIPNTEPLQSMDTTEQTPDKPTHRAKWRQDLPEMLREVGLEVEYWMLRLKEVLGVTCAQALQSLKGKDLQKLKSQIQYPWEKGALKKLLDLSHSNSLAELQGSPVERKKEKQAEQAMKEQRNLLSEGRHRQEEAVKRKEAELRQAMEFPEENRLKPPKPLRELMGILKRTFSPTEQRPSHRTNLPDRDLVRWASGGLALQGIYKTCHHKDLIQRREELLSVPKEFSLLGPQQGTLMKSEEFTSSQAEVMFTQSMENLGFSLTTSAKGGGWGFSLEIELDESKHSESKQTHLTNSECSYFCSTKFRYTPMASCHFPIDQLQLSKAALQELKCLEDLLVQTTDPQESQVLKHWSETFFHRFGSHANQGPLHLGGIYWWKAVSEGFQNYHLIDIKQQAIEALDFYISGGYHGFGMNVATGMNVSDSHSKAAIQNKTFQNLQTKFQLSVSKTGGPPEADDLAQWQAGLVASNQTWYVIDRGFQLVPIWDIILSSHRSDFKDPCKVAKCLRDNYTALTGLASQFQEAEEILSVRQEVRVFLDPVKSREVSDPEEQLQKLINFKQTLNQKAEGNDTWINLCLTDKDLQTFLVNTVNFCKMSTNCKTNYIKTQLCSLLDPHIYKVENFPQTHSIMHWIKQSDSEQEQVHISQFSEFIKNLTKTHNEFLEVKVQETVEEAQRKATYEVCLALNNFLSHLQATEQPDTQLLLLSIAAGAGYQVGSNIFKPLLGPGELNFLLDKMQTAFNKYQQLKSISSYRAHAFLVLTGLTATAELRVLPKEEKTKRMEFIIKHMGQLFSKEVVHVLTKFEEDHDWENLERNLRLLIDGDYKATISSLKRDDVERELLSLFHEKKLPCEPDINENNTNEVIENEAFLDLLQRLGLQHYYPKKMSKAKFHLIYKTSLYNTQPNSEKELPFYFLQKLMLLDYGLRYLVFKDYGNIESKVSPSASNQEYEGFDPYEDSVEDNDTLTDPLTTESRPHIHPMDIQMTIFHCADDIARQYILTKLSTCQFALPLLVPNPCTSEIEFSLWSLRKVRRSWQQEKKSPRGNNSHKCQQMCCVSTPIVSFIRVGNGLSASKSQIMNCLLSEHKHDVFFHRHCRESSKDCLLMGGLVEICWFWPGGEVEDRFDNCVTFMNLHGDAKEHKRQLAFLQEVSSLIVVLMSTSDDNKQNQKIVRDLCQSSRSLICLLDDKEKSKPSSCGTRVKIGLRNRNEAELTEELTTTIKHLLELSDTALSLEDCSQIARQQGFLIDEDQRDCKEGKEKAQSIMALLRETELSEVKETFLPLQGQLWQLWCRKDKELYHLREKGNRSIEQHKSELETEKQIIRQQQVQRAFPLNDVMCSVLQIPHSYSETHTTLYFLQWMSVFLDRLTAEHLENLHEKLNHLWSIVKTEKQSSQSINSLELCQKKISDYTLGIEQFLREVGQIYEALEETSSTNDIVFLFLPQIAADLMIAGVPIELMDGDASYVPLKWVAAVFDKLSEKLGDKRLFVLSVLGLQSSGKSTLLNALFGLQFSVSAGRCTKGAYMELLKVDETSTEELGFDFVLVVDTEGLRAPKLSNKSQNWDNELATFVIGLANLTLINIFGENPSEMQDILQIAVQAFLRMKQVKISPRCIFIHQNVGEVTAKDQTTEERRWLEQRLDEMAALAAKQEECSDVTHFSDVIKFDVNTHVYYFAHLWDGNPPMAPPNPRYSHNVQELKCTILLTAKQESRGSIMKISDVKFRVQDLWRALISENFIFSFRNTREVMAMSKLETMYNHWTWELRSNMLDLQNQLHNQIHNRKILTLTASMIEDPVTKKYETIKQEFEKYFTEDTENYILIQWKAHFENRLLVLKESLISDTRRKANELISLKESQERLEQKKNVYQNELLERSQKLALSLKGEKLSDVDLREKFNQIWGKWVCEVSSNVPQAIEPNIDVDAENILLDYFKKEKNIVEKIKRNTREDFQIDFVKHVKICPEYCTFSKNLEACDKVPINMTTERIFSRFDEYINSIWSHQRDYHQNDFHEILRVVENEVNSALTKDRYILTSEYKIELCWCLFCRASKYFKEMHRAFKIANDPVKYLENKKDDFFMSFKIFCQGATSITSFVDFLWQKLTPAISATIWKNMTLKIARDIQATCPAFNGNRANLEKHILISLAEEENFDNYWQYIHNPESFFRTYIRNNTTKYCSVNGGKNIKTFFKTSLEDIKSAILSAIHESTAVAKDKSSIVSGWLDLFCDYLVNKLIFPRRDLISIEHQEIKDMEFLKEAMSAALGPAMIKVEEIFSSRNIDEMVPEIEKTLSEHLCGCWKQCPFCKTICTNTIPEHDGDHRVSFHRPQAINGWHQYKSEHFVIDCCTSLVASDSSFILRDDQIFLYKKYRQAGGDFATWSITPDSSTQPYWKWFVSHFRSKLEENYEKKFTNIGKIPDEWAKITKQDVLNDLNKQ